One stretch of Tepidibacter hydrothermalis DNA includes these proteins:
- a CDS encoding uracil-DNA glycosylase, producing MQILKNDWQDLLKNEFEKDYYLKLRSFLVDEYRTKTIYPDMYDIFNALHYTEYKNVKIVILGQDPYHGPNQAHGLSFSVNPNVPIPPSLRNIYKELNSDLGCYIPNNGYLKKWADQGIMLLNTVLTVRAGQANSHKNIGWEHFTDKIISLLNDREDPIVFILWGKNAQSKLKIIKNPKHFIIKSVHPSPLSAHRGFLGSKPFSEANAFLTSIEKEPIDWQIENIK from the coding sequence ATGCAAATATTAAAAAATGATTGGCAGGATCTACTAAAAAATGAGTTTGAAAAAGATTACTATCTAAAACTCAGAAGTTTTTTAGTAGATGAATATAGAACCAAAACTATATATCCAGATATGTATGATATATTTAATGCTTTACACTATACAGAATATAAGAATGTAAAAATAGTTATATTAGGACAAGATCCATATCATGGCCCTAACCAAGCACACGGTCTAAGCTTTTCTGTAAATCCAAATGTACCTATTCCTCCTTCCCTTAGAAATATATACAAGGAGCTTAATAGTGATTTAGGCTGTTATATTCCTAATAATGGTTATTTAAAGAAATGGGCAGATCAAGGAATTATGCTTCTTAATACTGTGCTTACGGTTAGAGCTGGACAAGCAAACTCTCATAAGAATATAGGATGGGAACATTTTACTGATAAGATAATTAGTTTATTAAATGATAGAGAGGATCCTATTGTTTTCATACTATGGGGAAAAAATGCTCAATCAAAACTTAAAATAATAAAAAATCCAAAACACTTTATTATAAAATCTGTTCATCCAAGTCCACTATCTGCGCATAGAGGTTTCTTAGGAAGTAAACCATTTTCTGAAGCTAATGCATTTCTAACCTCAATAGAAAAAGAACCTATAGACTGGCAAATTGAAAATATTAAGTAA
- a CDS encoding NAD-dependent epimerase/dehydratase family protein — MKNILVTGYNGFIGKNLIEALNRTKNLNILKYGKDDTEDKLKEYLEKADFIYHIAGINVCKNISEFQTGNVDLTKYMVEILKKLNKETPILITSSIQATLDKPFGISKKEAENIIIDYREETGANVYIYRLSNVFGKWSKPNYNSPVATYCNNISKDLQITMSDKNRELELVYIDDVVDKFLNHIYEASDYIYYNVNPIYRITIKELVDSIYKIRKNVESLIIPNMESDFMKKLYATYISFLNPKYFLYELKEDKSEEGKSCKFIKSKQFGQILLSTTNQRCTRGNHYHNTNTEKICVVKGRALIKLKNIDTDETIEYYLSDKKFEVIDIPVGYTHSIENLLDDELMLLIWASQIYDDKKTDTYYYDM, encoded by the coding sequence ATGAAGAATATCTTGGTAACTGGATATAATGGGTTTATAGGCAAAAATTTAATAGAAGCGCTTAATAGGACAAAGAATTTAAATATACTCAAATATGGAAAAGATGATACTGAAGATAAGCTAAAAGAATATCTTGAAAAAGCGGACTTTATATATCATATAGCGGGTATTAATGTCTGTAAAAATATATCCGAATTTCAAACAGGGAATGTAGATTTGACCAAATATATGGTTGAAATTCTTAAAAAATTAAATAAAGAGACACCTATACTTATAACATCATCAATTCAAGCTACATTGGATAAGCCATTTGGTATAAGTAAGAAAGAAGCAGAAAATATTATTATAGATTATAGAGAAGAAACAGGGGCAAACGTGTATATATATAGGCTTAGTAATGTATTTGGTAAATGGAGTAAACCTAACTACAATTCACCTGTTGCAACATATTGCAATAATATAAGTAAAGACTTACAAATAACTATGTCTGATAAAAATAGAGAACTTGAGCTTGTATATATAGATGATGTAGTAGATAAGTTTTTGAATCATATATATGAAGCGAGTGATTATATTTACTATAATGTCAATCCAATCTATAGGATAACTATAAAAGAACTTGTAGATAGTATATATAAAATAAGAAAAAATGTAGAGTCTTTGATTATACCGAATATGGAAAGTGATTTTATGAAAAAGCTTTATGCTACTTATATAAGCTTTTTAAATCCTAAGTATTTTTTATACGAATTAAAAGAAGATAAGAGTGAAGAAGGGAAAAGTTGCAAATTTATAAAATCAAAGCAGTTTGGTCAAATATTATTATCAACCACTAATCAAAGGTGCACAAGAGGTAATCACTATCATAATACTAATACTGAGAAAATATGTGTTGTAAAGGGAAGAGCTCTTATAAAATTAAAAAATATAGATACGGATGAAACAATAGAGTATTATTTATCTGATAAAAAATTTGAGGTAATAGACATACCTGTAGGCTACACTCACAGTATAGAAAATTTATTAGATGATGAGTTAATGCTACTTATTTGGGCTAGTCAAATATATGATGATAAAAAAACTGATACTTATTATTATGATATGTAA
- a CDS encoding oligosaccharide flippase family protein: MKVPNLIYSTSILFLSNFIVRIIGFLYKIFLSKQIGANGLGIFHMIFHFLMLCVCLTTTGIPVALNSLISKENKMNNKHNMNSLFISTLYMSFFISILISLIVFFNSKFIGFKLIHSNDSQMLIICILPAISLITISNILRNYYYGIKKVQIPAIGQILEQLGRVVFVVMLFSFIKNKSIYPLIALIGISVGEIVNILFIIVNLFFEPTLSNAYAITLNDFKNSINNITKMALPITFNRVFAVVIQSISSILIPSRLELSGLSHLQSMSLYGTITGMVFPFLFLPFTLTSALVVNLIPSISQEMPNKNYSLINKKIFFSIFLTSCIGFSSSLVYFFFGEKICMLIFNSKLAGIYLKAISISTFFMVLNHTLSGILHSIEKEYNATINNIIGLLVQLFCIYFLLPISSINVYGFIYGFTLSAVIIFTLHIITLYKTQRRWR, from the coding sequence TTGAAGGTTCCTAATCTCATATATTCAACATCTATACTTTTTTTATCAAACTTTATAGTTAGAATAATAGGTTTTTTATATAAAATATTTTTATCAAAGCAAATAGGGGCAAATGGCTTAGGTATTTTTCATATGATTTTTCATTTTTTAATGCTTTGTGTTTGCTTAACAACAACGGGTATACCAGTTGCTCTAAATAGCCTTATTTCAAAAGAAAATAAAATGAATAATAAACATAATATGAATTCACTTTTTATTTCTACGCTGTATATGTCTTTTTTTATATCTATATTAATATCATTAATAGTATTTTTCAATTCGAAATTTATCGGATTTAAGTTAATACATTCTAATGATTCTCAAATGTTGATAATATGTATACTACCAGCCATATCATTAATTACAATATCTAATATACTAAGAAACTATTATTACGGTATAAAAAAAGTTCAAATTCCAGCCATAGGTCAAATATTAGAACAACTAGGTAGAGTGGTATTTGTAGTTATGCTATTTTCATTTATAAAAAACAAATCTATATATCCTTTAATAGCATTAATAGGTATCTCAGTTGGAGAAATAGTAAATATATTATTTATAATTGTAAACTTGTTTTTTGAACCTACTCTATCTAATGCTTACGCTATCACACTTAATGATTTTAAAAATAGCATTAATAACATAACTAAAATGGCTCTACCTATAACATTTAACAGAGTTTTTGCAGTTGTAATTCAATCTATTAGTTCTATACTAATACCTAGCAGACTAGAACTCAGTGGTCTCTCTCATTTGCAATCTATGTCTCTTTACGGAACTATTACAGGTATGGTATTTCCTTTTTTATTTTTACCATTTACTTTAACATCAGCATTAGTTGTAAACTTGATCCCAAGTATTTCTCAAGAAATGCCAAATAAAAACTATAGCTTAATAAATAAAAAAATATTTTTTTCTATATTTTTGACTTCATGTATAGGATTTTCTTCAAGTCTAGTATATTTTTTCTTTGGTGAGAAAATATGTATGTTAATATTTAATAGCAAACTTGCTGGAATATACTTAAAAGCAATTTCTATAAGTACTTTCTTCATGGTATTAAATCACACTCTATCAGGTATACTTCATTCTATCGAAAAAGAATATAATGCCACAATCAACAATATAATAGGATTGTTAGTTCAACTATTTTGTATATACTTCTTACTTCCTATTAGCTCTATAAATGTATATGGCTTTATATATGGATTTACTTTATCTGCAGTTATAATATTTACACTTCATATAATTACTCTTTATAAAACACAAAGAAGGTGGCGTTAA
- a CDS encoding glycosyltransferase, which translates to MKVAIFTMFNGLDRTYSLVNVVGEHLQMLLDANIKTKLLVSECCPDSDRTGIYLDKRIEWAKVINTVGGEVITWYDYSQPKGEVHETFYKEVDLIAKDLVNKLSDIDVCIMHDIHFLGWHLVHNLAVRKAQQKLQNVKFIAFTHSVPFNPEPNSKWPFSARYTPMPKTIYVYPSQCGISALAKQYNVREDNCSVINNTLNLLEDMSDEVKDISKKVDLLSSDILIIYPARLTPGKRQEKLAALAGSIKKSSKKSVKVIFCDFPSMDIKSESYKNIIRELGYSFGLNSEDIVFTTDLGYPNGFPRKGVLELFTLSNLFICPSYSESFGLMVLEAASRGNLLVLNQSVPALEELGKNLNAYFMKWGARNFGFNTRETYYPSEQAYYEKHSQKIVNLINNNSIMNSKTIIRQRYNPKWVFENQLKPLLK; encoded by the coding sequence ATGAAAGTAGCAATTTTCACTATGTTTAATGGCTTAGATAGAACATATTCTCTTGTAAATGTAGTGGGTGAACATTTACAAATGTTGCTTGATGCTAATATTAAGACTAAATTATTAGTTAGCGAATGTTGTCCTGATAGTGATAGAACAGGAATATACTTGGATAAAAGGATAGAGTGGGCTAAAGTTATAAATACAGTTGGTGGGGAAGTTATAACGTGGTATGATTACAGTCAACCTAAAGGTGAAGTACATGAAACTTTTTATAAAGAAGTAGATTTAATAGCTAAAGACTTAGTAAATAAGTTATCAGATATAGACGTATGTATAATGCATGATATTCATTTTTTAGGTTGGCACTTGGTTCATAATCTAGCGGTTAGAAAAGCTCAACAAAAATTGCAGAACGTAAAATTTATTGCATTTACACATTCAGTTCCTTTTAATCCTGAGCCGAATTCAAAATGGCCTTTTTCTGCTCGTTATACGCCTATGCCTAAGACTATATATGTTTATCCATCTCAATGTGGAATAAGTGCTCTTGCAAAACAGTATAATGTTAGGGAAGATAATTGCAGTGTAATTAATAATACTTTGAATTTATTGGAAGATATGAGTGATGAAGTAAAAGATATATCTAAAAAAGTTGATTTGTTATCCTCAGATATTCTTATTATTTATCCAGCAAGGCTTACTCCAGGAAAAAGGCAAGAAAAATTAGCGGCCTTAGCTGGAAGTATTAAAAAATCAAGCAAAAAAAGTGTTAAAGTAATTTTTTGTGACTTCCCATCTATGGATATTAAATCTGAATCTTATAAAAACATAATCAGAGAGCTAGGATATAGTTTTGGACTAAATAGTGAAGACATTGTATTTACAACAGATCTAGGATATCCAAATGGTTTTCCTAGAAAAGGAGTATTAGAACTTTTTACATTATCGAATCTATTTATTTGTCCTTCTTATTCAGAGTCTTTTGGATTAATGGTACTTGAAGCAGCAAGTAGAGGGAATTTATTAGTACTAAATCAATCTGTTCCTGCATTAGAAGAATTAGGTAAAAATTTAAATGCTTATTTTATGAAATGGGGAGCAAGAAATTTTGGGTTTAATACAAGAGAAACTTATTATCCTTCTGAACAAGCATATTATGAAAAGCATTCACAAAAAATAGTAAATTTGATTAATAATAACTCTATAATGAATTCAAAAACTATAATAAGACAACGATATAATCCTAAATGGGTTTTTGAAAATCAATTGAAACCATTATTAAAGTAA